In Mastigocladopsis repens PCC 10914, a single window of DNA contains:
- a CDS encoding DUF4079 domain-containing protein, with translation MDLPTFLWLWKIAAWSMGLSLLAYLLLAVTGIWIFRTRRLQQERPSWLRSLHYLIGSCMVSLVLLLLLIGIIGTLGHFGSLGHSPHLIAGLIVVVLVLLSGGSALLINAGRSWARRLHISANIALFCGFIWVSLTGWSVVQKYLP, from the coding sequence ATGGATCTACCTACTTTTCTTTGGCTGTGGAAAATAGCAGCATGGTCGATGGGTTTATCGCTACTAGCGTATTTGCTATTGGCGGTAACGGGTATTTGGATATTTCGTACCAGAAGACTACAGCAAGAACGACCTAGCTGGTTGCGTTCTCTTCACTACTTAATCGGCAGTTGCATGGTAAGTTTAGTGCTGCTTCTGCTACTCATTGGTATTATCGGTACTTTAGGTCACTTTGGTTCCTTGGGACACTCGCCACACTTAATTGCTGGGTTGATAGTAGTGGTGCTAGTTTTGCTGTCTGGTGGGAGTGCATTACTCATCAATGCGGGACGATCTTGGGCAAGACGTCTTCATATTAGCGCTAACATTGCCCTGTTCTGTGGCTTCATCTGGGTATCGCTTACAGGCTGGAGTGTGGTACAAAAGTATTTACCATAA